From Daucus carota subsp. sativus chromosome 6, DH1 v3.0, whole genome shotgun sequence:
GCTAAAGTTTGTGAGTCTTACGGACGATGAAGTACCAGATATGGAAGCGTTAAGGAAATTGTTATCAAAAAATACAAAGCTTGTAGTCCTTCACCATGTCTCAAACATGCTTGGTAAGTAGGTTATGCATGTTTTTGCACTACAGTTTGTATGTTTTATGGTGTGATGAGAACTTGTTCCTGAATTGGACCAATGCACATAATTCATTGCAAGTTGACTTGATCTGTGGTCTCTTAGTTGGTTAAATGTCCCCATTTCAGTTAAATGATCAGATATGGAAGAAGTGTCGTGTCAAATTGTCTAACAGGGGGTATGGAAAATATTTGGAATAAAAGCAGCGCTTATACTGCTTTTCTTCTCGAAAATGCCACTTAATTTGGAGTATAAATTGGTTTAGGTAGATGTCATAGATAAGTTCATTCTGAATCCAATAACTACTAACAACATATTAACAGTTCGATGAATTTTCATAATTATGGCTTCCATTCTTCGCACATAGATTCGCCGTGTGCTCCTAGTTAAAGTTTAAAATGGTATTATATCTCAATTATGTAAATACACTATTTTCATTATCAATATTATTTTCCTCTTTTTAGCTTCTGTTCTTCCAATCGAGGAAATTGTGCTTTGGGCTCATGATGTTGGGGCAAAGGTTCTGGTTGATGCTTGTCAAAGTGTTCCACACATGGTGGTGGATGTCCAAAGCCTGAATGCTGATTTTCTTGTTGCTTCTTCTCACAAGGTaggttttaatatattttctgtGATATTAGTGGTGTGAGATAGTATTCAAGTTTAAGGATTAAGCATGCTTCAGATGTGTGGGCCTACAGGCATTGGATTCTTATATGGAAAAAGTGAGCTGCTTGCTGCGATGCCCCCTTTCTTAGGTAAGATATTTACAaaatggataataattttaaatacctAGCAAGGCATGTCATGTATACTTTTTGTACCAAGAATTTTGTTGTGTAGGATTTTTATTCCTTTGTGGGAATTGAATAAAAAGGTTGTGATGGAGAAGTTTGCCTCCAAAaagagggaggggggggggggggggtagcTCATGGAGATGATGAGATTTGAGGTTGAGGTAATAAAATGGGTATCTACTTTTCGAAGTAGAATGGTAGATGGACTGGAGCAAAGGATAGGCAAATTATGTTTGAGAGGTGACTGATGCATAAATATTTGTGTGGAATAGAGAAGATTTAAAATCAGCTATATGTTTTCAGAAGTAAACTAAAACCATTGTAGAATTTGCTAATTGAATGTGAACTAGATGGCTTAAATTATTCAATCTATATTAAAAGCAAATAAACACTAATTGAATGCCTCAGAGTTAAGTATTACCTGTGCAAGACTGCAAGTATATTAATGCCCTTGTTATGTTATTTGGAATAACAGGGGGCGGTGAAATGATAGCTGATGTATTTTTGGATCATTCTACCTATGCTGAACCTCCATCTAGGTTAGTAGTCTTTTCTACCTCATAGCGTAAATTTTTTTCCTGACATGTTAATGTTGAGGTGGTGTACCTATATTAAATGTCATCTATGGGGATTAGAGGCCCGCGTCAATATATTCTCGTCAGTAATATGTATTTGTTGACAAATTGCCAATATAGAAACAAACATAAAGTTATGTACTGTAGTTGACCATGTTTATGAATTAGTtaacttattttataaattttatataccaGATTTGAGGCTGGAACCCCAGCAATCGGTGAAGCTGTTGGGTTGGGAGCAGCAATTGATTATCTTTCTGGTATTGGCATGCAAAAGATTCATGAATATGAGGTGTGTTCTGTATTGTCTTGCTTTACAGTTCATTGTATCCTTCGTCATTTTTTGCTTCTAATTTGGTGCCTCGATTATATATAGGTGGTGTGACATTGCGCTTTCTGCTAAACCTGGCATagttttagatgattttatCTAGCAACTCCTTTTTTTTAAACAAGTGGAACTAGCAACCTtgacatgcatgcatgcatattTAGAATTCTCTGCTTTAGGCTGAGGCAGtgaggtctttaaagacctcttaacACCAAGGCGCATGTTTCGTGTTGTCTCGCGTCTCAGACGCAAGGCACTTCATGGACTCAGTTTGCTTCGGGATGTCCTGAAGCACTGCCTTGGTCGCTTCGCTGCCTCAAGCGTGTGGCTTGATTTAGATAAAGTTAGATTGAGCCAGGCAAGCTTATTTACTGCAGCTAATGTCGGGTCAGATAATCTCGTAACCAAGCTTCAACCTTTTTATTGTGTGTTTGTTAGGCGAGGTCATGCTTCGTTAATTCTATGCTAACATATAATGTTGATGATCAACTTATTTAAGGGCCATTAAAGGCTCAGAAAATTAGCATTTTTACTGTCTAAGAAGATAAGGTCTTACAAGCTCTAGCTTGTGATGTTTACTTGTGCTTGAACTTGCATGATTAACACATAGTATAGTTACCAAGTTTACATGCTATAAAGTTTTCATCCCTCTGGTGTGGAACAAGTGTCCTAAAAGTACTAGGGAGAACTGAACAGAATGTTTCTGGAAACTTTTAATTCCAGACGTCTGGTCATAAAGTGAAAATGAGAAGTCTGTAACACCAAATATACTCTTTCTTCTTAGAATAAAACTTTGGTTATTGTATTTGTGTGTAATATATGTCCGCCTTGTAGGTAGAGCTGGCTAACTATCTATATGGAAGTCTTCGAGAGGTGCCAAATGTTCGAATCTATGGTCCTGCACCTTCAGAAACTGTTACCCGGGCAGCTCTTTGTTGTTTCAATGTAGAAGATATTCACCCCACAGACATTGCAACATTCCTTGATCAACAGGTTTGAACCAGATTGTGGGATCTTattgtgatatatttttttcgtTTTCTTTTCTTGCCTTGTAGTAATGTTGGTGGAATATAGTCAACTTATAACAGTCAGAAGGAATGTATATACATGTAGGGATCCTAGTCCCTGGCCAGGAACTGTTTATACATCCAACAAAATCCAATGCCTGAGATCAAAAAGTCTGCTCCCAGCACAAAAATTTGCTCGAAGGAGTTTTGCTTTCCAGTTTAAAAAGTTACTAGGAGGTTTGCCTTccagcaatttttttttatgctgGTAGGGGGGAGCAGAAGGGCTGAAATTTTATTGGTTTACATAAACAGTCCCTCACCATCGATGGCCAGGAACCaggatatatataaaatgaaagGTATTCTAATGGCTGATATATGTTCAATGTTTGTTCCCAGCATGGAGTTGCTATAAGATCAGGTCACCACTGTGCTCAGCCTCTACATCGCTTCTTAGGCATTAATGCTAGTGCACGTGCTAGTCTATACTTCTATAACACAAAACAGGATGTTGACGACTTCATCACTGCGCTGAAAGACACAATCAGCTTCTTCAGTTCATTTAAATAAAGACCCGTCTCCTTTAATTGTGATGTTGTACAGCCTGTTTATCTAGATTCCAAAACAGATGTATAATATCCCTAAAAGGCTGCTTTGATACATAATGTTGAGCAGTTCTGTATACTTTCTGCATTTGttttattcttttcattttattatacaTGTACAAATATAGCTCTTGGAAAGCAGTGGGGAAACTAACCCTGTACTGCTGTGGGAAAAACGTacatttgtgtaataagtcaaaagCTGACTTAAAGTTATAAATAAGCTAAAAACTGATTTAAAGTCAAAAATTGGTAGAATGTACTGGTTATATTCTGAAAAATGTGATATTGGTTATAGTATAAAATGATGGCGGCATAGTAACAAAACTTGTACAATTGTTATTTACTAGTAACTTGTTTATAAGCAACAGAGTTGTATAACTTTTTTCAAGcccttttaaattatatatcattgAGTCTTCTCCTTATAAACTGTCTCATTTTCCTtgagaatttggatttggaCTGGGACCAGGACTGGCAGCACATCCACTAGATCCTTGCTGCAAATCAAGCATCAAACGACCCATGTTTCATATGTCAAGTTCAAacgtttaataatcaaatcaagaCTCGCGTGTTTAATATTACTTATGACTAACTTACTTCGCAGGAATGTACATCATTGCAGCCACATAGTAGCTCTCCGTTCAGCGTGTCGACAGCCTGAAATGTTCCTCCTCCTTCACTCCTCTGTTCATATCAACAAAATGTGTGTTTATCGTTTGTATGATCTCACTTCTCATATTCAGAAATCAGGGTTTCCCCGAGTACTAAAAAAGACAGACCGGTGGTATTCAGTTAGAGCTCGGTTCAGGAGAGGACGGAGTAAGAACAAGCGTACCTTGTAGAAATCAACAGCAACAAAATTGGCAAATCGGTCCCCAGCCGCGGTATAGCAGGTGTAAAGCATGTCAATGAGGTCATCCGAGTTCTCTCCACAGGCTAATAACTTGAGCGGAACAGTTCTAAAATAGTTCACCAAGACTAGTGATTTACTCGTGTCATTAAGTGGCGATGACTCCCCTCTGTTAGGACAATTTCCAGCTTCCATTCCCCCATCTCCATCTGAAATCATACTCAATATTAGATAAAGCACAAGACGTCTCGAGTAGATATGGAATGCAGGTAGACAATGGGAAACTACATTGATTTTCCACCATGAAGTTCCATTGATAAGCAATGCCTTCATCTGCTTGTTTGGATTCAATCGAAGTAAACACTAGCAGCCTCTGGTTATTAGCTACCATGTCGCTCACTAGCGGCCAGTCCTGGCCATTCTGAGGCATACTTGTCACGGGGAACCAGTACT
This genomic window contains:
- the LOC108192928 gene encoding cysteine desulfurase 1, chloroplastic, whose protein sequence is MMSSIGGAFSKILPSSSSSYSSSLSLKKPPTCFNSWALARRTSCAAAASSVASETQSLGHATRPDFPILHQEINGSKLVYLDNAATSQKPTAVLNALHNYYEAYNSNVHRGVHFLSAKATDAYELARKKVATFINAPDSREIVFTRNATEAINLVAYSWGLTNLKTGDQVVLTIAEHHSAVVPWQIVAQKTGAELKFVSLTDDEVPDMEALRKLLSKNTKLVVLHHVSNMLASVLPIEEIVLWAHDVGAKVLVDACQSVPHMVVDVQSLNADFLVASSHKMCGPTGIGFLYGKSELLAAMPPFLGGGEMIADVFLDHSTYAEPPSRFEAGTPAIGEAVGLGAAIDYLSGIGMQKIHEYEVELANYLYGSLREVPNVRIYGPAPSETVTRAALCCFNVEDIHPTDIATFLDQQHGVAIRSGHHCAQPLHRFLGINASARASLYFYNTKQDVDDFITALKDTISFFSSFK